The DNA segment ggaaagagaattcttattgatttgggataaattacaatagaatagaactcctctatttataggggaaagTGACTTaaccaccaagtaataaaccttaaaatctctctaaaatatagacattaaCCATAAATAAAATACTATTTATAACCGATTTAAAAtacttttcattttttaaaatccagataaattatttttttttaatctttacCTTAACTGTAAtaaacatttaaaaaaaataatattgtgAAAGGTGTGGCATTAAATTatgataaaaaaataaataatggtACTTTAGTAAGATCCATAAATGTGAGAATACGAAGTGATTGAGCAACATCGATAGGAGGTTTCAAACATAATCATTCGGTTTGTGTCACATTATATTTTCACAGTGATGTTATCATTTGTGGTGCTAAAGAATAGGAATCTTTCGAAGTCCGATGCAAAGTAGTAGAGTTTGACAAATCATTTTAGTTTAAAATTGAGGAATTTTCAAAAATCACTACTTCcaccggtccaaaataagtgattttttaattatttttacacagattaagaaatccacctttaacattaattagcaataaaattgacaatattaacctttactatctcttcacacaaatactcctaacacatactccagcattatttactccaagggcaatgtaggaaaaaaataattatttcattcttgaaatctggaaaaatcacttattttggaccacaaataaaagccaaaaaatcacttattttggaccgaagGGAGTATTGTTTAGTGGCTGTTAACTTCTTGTAGCTACCATATATATAATTACTTCCTATAGTTACTATTTAGTTGTTACGTGACTATATTCATTGTATTcgcgctactgtattcatgaataccaTAGCGGAATTCGCCTAAAAAATAGGGGAGTCGAGCTGTGCGATTGTATTCGCTGTATTCGCGCGGAATTCACCTAAACCAATTCACGTCCAAAAAGCTAAATGCATAATGGGAATAATCGAAATTCGTTGACCTATGTTCATCCTTTGATGGATCTGTTTCTCTCATCTTTTGGTTTCTCACCTTGGTTTTGTAATCCTTTACAAATTTCTTTTTAGCCTTGTGTCTTTTTTTAATAAAAGATCTTGATTTGTACATATAATAGACTTGAAAATAATGCACAAGAGATTTACACGATCATTTTCTTCTATTCAAATTGTAAGTGTGCATAGGAGACCTTTCCTCCTCTTTTTTTCTCCGCAAAGACAATCACATTCAACTTCACTCATTTGGCAGTTCTCTACTGTAATAAAGCATGGGAAATAAAATTTCTAAAACCTGGCTACTTTGTCGAGCAACGAATGAATAAACACTTGGACAAGTTCGTACAACTTTAAACACCATATAAATTCACTGATAATAGTAATAAACTTCATCATAAATGATACATTCGTGTATAAAAATCATCGTAAAGACGTAATTGAGCTTCAACAGGAAACAAGCTGAGTAGGAGAAAGGCCATCACGCCAATGTCCCAGAATACAGAAGCTCTATCATATACAAAATTCAATGTTCTATACAACCAACGACAGCTAGTGCCTTTTCTGAACCAACGTCCAGGatatttaaacaacaacaacaacccagtgtaatcccattAGTGGGatctggagagggtagtgtgtacgcagaccttacccctaccccgaaggagtagagaggatgtttccgaaagaccctcggctcaataagacaaaaggacaaaagaacaaaagaaaacaatATTAGTAACACCACAGAACAATATGAaagaaatacatatatatatatatatatatatatatatatatatatatatatatatgaaaaataagaacaacatgaaatcaagaGGCATGATACCAAGCAAAAGCAAAATAGTATCCTTACCAAACTAGTCCCCCAAAGTTATGACATAAGACAATACTCAgctacctcctagcctacaaccttaatactcgacctccacatattcctatcaagtgccatgtcctcggaaatctgaagcatcgccatatcctgcctaatcacctcccccaatacttcttaggccgccctctacctcttctcgagccctccacaaccagccgttcacacctccttaccggagcatctgggcttctcctctgaatgtgcccgaaccacctgagtcttgcttcccgcatcttgtcatcaatgggagccacacacaccttctctcgaatatcatcattcctaatcttatccatcctactatgcctgcacatccacctcaacatcctcatttctgcttccttcatcttctggatatgtgatttcttaaccggccaacactcagccccatacatcatggccggcctaaccaccgctttatagaacttacctttgagtgtcAGTGGCACTCTTTTGTCACACaatactccagatgctaacctctacttcatccatcctaccccgaTACGGTGCgtaacatcctcgtcgatctcccatctcccctggataaccgacccaaggtacttgaagttgTCTCTACTTTGGATGACCTgcgattcaagcctcacatccacgcccactTCCCTCTGCTCAGCGTTtaacttacactccaggtattccgtctttgtcctgctaagcttgaaacccttagattcaagagcttgtctccaaacctccagcttctcgttaacaccggttcgcgtctcatcaattagaactatgtcatcagcgaatagcatgcaccatggcacatcCTCTTGAATGTGATGTGTTACCGCATTCATCACTAGGGTGAATAGGAACGAACTGAGCGCagaaccttggtgtaaccccataacaaccggAAAATCCTCAGAGTCGCCTCCCATTGTCTTAACCCGAGTCTTtgccccatcatacatgtccttaatcgccataATGTAGGGACCGACACGCCTTTTGCCTTCAAGCTtctccagagaacttctctaggaaccttgtcatacgttttttctaggtcaataaacaccatgtgcagatctttcttcttatctctgtactgttcaaccaacctcctaacaaggtgtatagcttctgtAGTAGAACGACCCGCATGAAACCAAATTGGTTGTCGGAGACGGATACCGTCATCCTCAACCTTGCTTCAACTACCCTTTCTCATACTTTCatagtatgacttagtaatttgatacccctataattgttacagctctggatatcacctttgttcttatgcAGTGGGAccaccgtactccacctccactcatctggcatcctcttcgccttaaaaataacattcaacaagctagtcaaccactccaaacctgttttccccacacacttccaaaattccaccggAATCTCGTCAGGCTCGGTCGCtttgcccctactcatcttactcaTAGCTCCCACGACCTCCTCAACCTTGATGCGCCTGCAGTACCCAGAGTCAGCATGACTCTCGGAATGCTCCAATTCACCGAGCACAATATCCCGATCCCCTACTTCATTAAGAAGATCCTGAAAGTAAGTCtgtcatctcctcttaatctgggaaTCTTCCATCAATACTCTCCCACCGTCGTCCTTGATGCATCTCACTCGGTCTAAATCTCGAGCCTTCCTTTCTCTCAGCTTGGCCAGCCTAAATAACTTATTCTCCCCTCCTTTTTCCCCTAGTTCCTCGTACATACGACTATAAGCCGCagtcttagcctccgtgaccgccatcttcgcttccttcctagctaccttatacctctccaTGCACGCTCGCCTCTCCCCCTCGCTTATGCTCCCCCTAACGCCTGGTACGCCTCCTTTTTGGCTTCCACTTTACTTTGTACTACTTCATTCCACCACCATTCTCCTTTATGCCTGCCGGTGACACCCGTtgagacccctaacacctctctcacaGCCTCTCTTATATAGTTTGCTGTCGTTGACCACATAGAGTTCGCATCACCACTACTCATCCAAGCTCCCATAACCGACAACCGCCCTTCCAACTCTTGAGCTTTGTCCTTAGTTAAGGCTCCCCGCCTGATTCTCGGTCTTCCTCGACCCGACATTTTCCTCCTCTTCACCATAATACCaacgtccatcaccaagagcctatgtCGCGTCACAAGTATCTCACCTGGAATCACCTTGCAATCCTTGATAAACTTTCAGGAATATCGACAAACCCGAGATAAGGCTTCGATGTGAGGAGATTGAACCTATCAGCTCAATTCTGCGATGCAATCATGTGGTCACCGCATCTGGCACTAGCAGCAGTCCCATAGCTGGGACATATGCTTATGGATGTTGATGGCACGAGCTGGTGAATCTGGCACGAGCCGGTGAATCTCATAGCTATTTTAAAGCAAGCAAATGCTCACATGAAGTTATCTAAGATCAACTTCTTTAATTCCTCCATTTTCTGAATTATTTTAGGGTTCATCAAATCTCTGGCTTCTTTTATGAGAGTGCCTTCTCTACTGAAATTATATGCATCCACCACTGTCCTAATCCAGTTGTATAGCTGCTCTGGAGTCCTGTAAGGATCAGGGATTTATTAATAACAGTTAAAAGTGAATatggaaaaaaaaatgaaagggaAAGGCAAAGGCAAAGGCAAAGCCTCCAAAATATGTAAAATTTCAGAACGATATGCATCTGATAGGAGTGCTTCCACGTCAAGGCAACAGGTTAAAGATACTTCATGAATGCTGTGAGAAATTCAATGTAAAGAGAAAAATGATTAGATATTAGATTCATACAATGTGTATAAGCAATCTACATCTTTCCCTTCGAGTTCTTCTCCCGTTGTGAAGGCATCTTTCAAAGTGCACAATCGCTCCTCAGGATCCTCAATTGTGAGTAGATATTTTAGAATTCTGATTTCTTTTGGCATAAGCCTCTGGAGATTTCCTCGTGCTGTCATATACAAAAGGACATCCTTTACCTGAAAAAAGCAAAAAAGATTTGACAAGCCTAATCATTTGCATGTTAGAAAAATGAATTCCGCATTGGGGGTTGGGGGGTTTGGGGGGTTTGGGGGGCGGGGGGAGGAGTAGCCAACCTGTGCTGAAATACCAAACTTGTATAGAAATGGCATCTGGCCTTGTGAAAGTTCCATAAAAACAATAGAGATTGAAAAGCGAAGTCATGTAACTTGGATAAGAACAGCCAAATGAATATTATCTTTTACAGCTACAGCTAGGTCTATCTGTCCTGAAATCCAAAGACATTAAACTACCACATCTAAGATGCAGACCCTGTATGCTACCTGTAAAATTCTAATTGTAACTTCAACATAAAGGCATTCCAACAATAAGTTCTCTTCAAATGCAAGATGATATAAGCTAGGTCACAAGAGTAAAGCAGCTTGGTGCATGAGCTCACAGAAGCTACTACCAATGCACTATCTTAAGAGTTTAAAATGTACATAAGCATTTTAGTCAACGTGGAAAATACCAATCACTATTCCACCATACCAATTCCAGATACGATAATCT comes from the Nicotiana sylvestris chromosome 4, ASM39365v2, whole genome shotgun sequence genome and includes:
- the LOC104229597 gene encoding uncharacterized protein At4g37920-like; translation: MELSQGQMPFLYKFGISAQVKDVLLYMTARGNLQRLMPKEIRILKYLLTIEDPEERLCTLKDAFTTGEELEGKDVDCLYTLTPEQLYNWIRTVVDAYNFSREGTLIKEARDLMNPKIIQKMEELKKLILDNFM